A genomic stretch from Desulfurococcaceae archaeon MEX13E-LK6-19 includes:
- a CDS encoding hydantoinase/oxoprolinase family protein has protein sequence MIRVGVDVGGTFTDLVGFDDKTGVLVYLKVSTKPREAWASVVEAVESTEFPIEDIEVLVHASTLGTNIFFGQKNLELPRALLITNKGFRDIIEIGRQNRPELYNPFFKKPRPLIPRHRRIGVGGRIGPDGGEIEPLDTNAVKEIARRWCSETDVFIISFLHSYINPRHEMQAKKIIEEECPSAIVVTSHEVDPRPMEYERTSTTVVNGLLKPVLAKYLKILSENLRARGFNGKLLVMKSNGGVSSLDYAVENPAAFIESGPAAGAIATAYFSKIMGIEKTLAFDMGGTTAKASTIINGEPLMVNEYEVGGEIHMGRLVKGSGYPVRHPYIDIVEVSAGGGSIAWIDPGGALRVGPVSAGADPGPACYGKGGVDPTVTDANLVLGRLPEQIAGGRVRLYKKLAVKAIEEIARKQGLSIEETALAIIKIANTLMAKALRIVSIERGLNPREFTLYAFGGAGPLHAVELARELGIKETIIPPLPGVFSALGLLLTDYKHDYHQAVMKTNNEVDDKELEQVFKRLEEKAVKTLLEEGVQPDNIKIVRTLDIRYARQAYEITVPYVKPIEKTIELFHAMHQEKYGYKHLDEEVVIVVARITAYGYTPKPSIVKKTRPIPYKPEPGSTRKVFFEETEWTSTNVYDREKLRPGAVIKGPAIIESIDSTIVIPPGYSGYVDEYTTIRIREE, from the coding sequence GTGATACGAGTAGGGGTTGACGTCGGCGGTACTTTCACTGATCTCGTGGGATTTGATGATAAAACCGGCGTTCTTGTTTACCTGAAGGTCTCGACGAAACCGCGTGAGGCATGGGCTAGTGTTGTGGAAGCGGTTGAGTCAACGGAATTTCCTATAGAAGACATAGAAGTTCTTGTTCACGCGTCAACGCTTGGAACCAATATTTTCTTTGGACAAAAGAACCTAGAGTTGCCTAGAGCACTCCTTATAACCAACAAGGGGTTCCGTGACATAATAGAGATTGGGAGACAGAATAGACCAGAACTCTATAATCCGTTCTTCAAGAAACCACGACCACTCATACCTAGGCATAGAAGAATTGGTGTGGGAGGACGGATAGGCCCGGATGGCGGGGAGATAGAGCCTCTTGACACCAATGCCGTCAAGGAGATTGCTAGGAGATGGTGTAGTGAAACAGATGTCTTCATTATATCGTTCCTACACAGCTACATAAACCCTCGACATGAGATGCAGGCGAAGAAGATTATCGAGGAAGAATGCCCGAGTGCAATAGTTGTAACGAGTCATGAAGTAGATCCTAGGCCTATGGAGTATGAGAGGACGAGTACAACAGTAGTCAATGGGCTGCTGAAACCTGTATTAGCAAAATACCTTAAGATCCTCTCGGAGAACCTTAGGGCTAGAGGGTTCAATGGGAAACTATTAGTTATGAAGAGCAATGGAGGAGTATCATCACTAGACTACGCGGTAGAAAACCCGGCAGCATTCATAGAGAGCGGTCCAGCAGCGGGAGCAATAGCAACAGCATACTTCTCCAAGATCATGGGTATTGAGAAGACGCTGGCATTCGACATGGGAGGCACGACGGCTAAAGCATCGACAATAATCAACGGAGAGCCGTTGATGGTTAATGAATACGAGGTTGGCGGAGAAATCCACATGGGAAGACTCGTGAAGGGATCAGGGTACCCGGTTAGGCACCCGTACATAGACATAGTAGAGGTGAGTGCTGGAGGAGGGTCAATAGCTTGGATAGATCCAGGCGGGGCACTGAGAGTAGGACCTGTGAGTGCTGGAGCAGACCCGGGCCCAGCATGCTATGGTAAAGGAGGAGTGGATCCAACGGTAACAGATGCGAACCTGGTGCTGGGAAGGTTGCCGGAGCAAATCGCAGGTGGAAGAGTGAGACTCTACAAGAAATTGGCGGTGAAAGCGATAGAAGAGATAGCTAGGAAGCAAGGTCTCTCCATAGAGGAGACAGCATTAGCGATAATCAAGATAGCAAATACATTAATGGCGAAAGCATTGAGAATAGTTAGCATTGAGAGAGGGCTAAACCCCCGTGAATTCACACTATATGCATTCGGGGGAGCTGGGCCACTACACGCTGTCGAGTTGGCGAGAGAACTAGGGATCAAAGAGACAATAATCCCGCCGTTACCCGGGGTATTCTCGGCACTAGGGTTACTACTAACAGACTATAAGCACGATTACCATCAGGCAGTAATGAAGACTAATAATGAAGTAGATGATAAAGAGCTAGAACAAGTCTTCAAGAGGCTTGAAGAAAAAGCAGTGAAAACTCTTCTTGAAGAAGGAGTACAGCCAGATAATATAAAGATCGTGCGAACACTTGATATAAGGTATGCAAGACAAGCATACGAAATAACTGTACCTTATGTGAAGCCTATTGAGAAAACAATAGAGTTGTTCCATGCAATGCACCAGGAGAAGTATGGGTACAAACACCTGGATGAAGAAGTAGTCATAGTAGTAGCAAGAATAACTGCCTATGGATACACGCCCAAACCAAGTATAGTAAAGAAAACCAGGCCGATACCATATAAGCCAGAGCCCGGTAGTACAAGAAAAGTGTTCTTCGAAGAAACGGAATGGACTAGTACAAACGTGTATGATAGAGAGAAGCTGAGGCCAGGGGCGGTAATCAAAGGACCTGCGATTATAGAGAGTATTGATAGTACGATAGTGATCCCTCCAGGTTATAGTGGATACGTAGATGAATACACTACAATAAGGATTAGAGAGGAGTAA
- a CDS encoding iron-containing alcohol dehydrogenase, whose product MEDKNNINKVFELRCRTIDYFGVGAIKKISDIIKDLKENLGVDKILLVTGKRSYKVSGAWDYVKPALEENNVEYVIYDKVSANPTVDMVDEATKLGKEFGAKAVIGIGGGSPLDTAKSVAVLLEYKDRNARELYELKFKPTKAAPIVLINLTHGTGTEVNRFAVATIPEKNYKPAIAFDCIYPIYSIDDPTLTIKLPPNQTRYVTVDALNHVNEAATTITSSPYSKLLAKEAVRLIVKYLPAVLNDPSNITARYYLLYASAIAGISFDNALLHLTHALEHPISAVKPEVPHGLGLAVLMPAVVKHIYPYEAETLASIYEPLAPSLKGVPGEAEYIAKKIEEWLFNIGITQKLSDLGFTEKDVDTLVRLAFETPILKDLIMLAPLPFETIEKRRDVVKQIYMESLYPYNK is encoded by the coding sequence TTGGAGGATAAGAACAATATAAACAAAGTCTTTGAACTTCGGTGCAGGACAATCGATTACTTTGGTGTTGGAGCAATAAAGAAGATTTCTGATATCATCAAGGACTTAAAAGAAAACCTTGGTGTTGATAAAATACTTCTTGTCACTGGAAAAAGATCTTATAAAGTGAGTGGTGCTTGGGATTATGTCAAGCCGGCCCTAGAGGAAAACAATGTCGAGTATGTAATCTACGATAAAGTCAGTGCAAACCCAACTGTTGATATGGTTGATGAAGCTACAAAACTAGGGAAAGAATTTGGGGCAAAAGCTGTTATCGGGATAGGTGGAGGCAGCCCTCTAGATACTGCAAAGAGTGTTGCTGTTCTCCTCGAGTATAAAGATAGAAATGCAAGAGAGCTATATGAATTAAAGTTCAAGCCCACCAAAGCTGCTCCAATAGTACTAATCAACTTAACTCACGGTACTGGTACTGAAGTCAACAGGTTTGCTGTAGCGACAATTCCTGAAAAGAACTACAAACCAGCAATCGCCTTTGACTGTATATACCCAATATACTCTATAGATGACCCAACATTAACCATAAAGCTTCCTCCAAACCAAACCAGGTACGTTACCGTTGATGCGTTAAATCATGTTAACGAAGCTGCTACTACAATTACATCTTCACCATATTCGAAACTATTAGCCAAGGAAGCCGTTAGATTGATTGTCAAATATTTGCCTGCAGTATTAAACGATCCAAGCAACATCACAGCCAGATACTACCTATTGTACGCATCAGCTATTGCCGGAATAAGTTTCGACAACGCATTACTACATCTAACACACGCTCTAGAGCACCCGATAAGTGCGGTAAAACCCGAAGTACCACATGGTCTAGGTCTCGCTGTTTTAATGCCGGCCGTAGTCAAGCACATATATCCATACGAAGCAGAAACCCTTGCAAGCATTTACGAACCACTAGCCCCCAGTCTAAAAGGAGTGCCCGGCGAGGCCGAATACATTGCAAAGAAAATAGAAGAATGGCTATTCAACATCGGTATAACCCAGAAACTATCAGATCTAGGTTTCACCGAAAAAGACGTTGATACCCTAGTAAGACTCGCATTCGAAACCCCCATTCTAAAAGACCTCATTATGCTAGCACCATTACCGTTTGAAACCATCGAAAAGAGAAGGGATGTCGTTAAACAAATTTACATGGAATCATTATACCCGTATAATAAGTGA
- a CDS encoding beta-N-acetylglucosaminidase domain-containing protein produces the protein MFGVVEGFYGPVWDWVDRISIVEFLGRIELKLYIYGPKWDPYHRVWWRNPYDTSFIDRFTMFVDACKRYGVEPVFALSPGLDIDYSSQTDLGLLLRKFGLFMDLGVESIALFLDDIPPVVRGKGFKSLAEAQAKLVNHVYKELSPKNMILCPTYYRGIVEDYMSELGRLLDPEIHVMWTGMYVCSISITREDIEKTTRVLGRKPFIWDNYPVNDYFTCRGITRLHVGPIINRAENLAEIVSGYAANPANQVEASKIPLYTIAKMVNEGASYDPQRALKEAITLVINKSARYWFERFIEFNKATFMDPSEETIDNRNADEVLEIVKSLKETMTNKRLLKEITPVLDKMEAIAKYAKGEQVNLSLSYRVQTAGEYNPPIPDEHMRNEMFGKIVRVLPWYVESYPEQKWW, from the coding sequence ATGTTTGGTGTTGTTGAGGGGTTCTATGGGCCTGTGTGGGATTGGGTAGATAGGATAAGTATCGTGGAGTTCCTGGGGCGGATAGAATTAAAACTGTATATCTATGGCCCTAAATGGGATCCCTACCACAGGGTATGGTGGAGAAACCCCTATGACACAAGTTTTATTGACAGGTTCACGATGTTTGTTGATGCATGTAAGAGGTATGGTGTCGAGCCTGTTTTCGCTCTCAGCCCGGGACTTGATATAGACTACTCGTCCCAAACCGATCTAGGATTGCTGCTGAGGAAATTCGGGTTGTTCATGGATCTTGGTGTAGAAAGTATAGCTCTATTCCTAGACGATATCCCCCCGGTTGTTCGTGGAAAAGGATTCAAGAGCCTCGCTGAAGCACAAGCCAAACTCGTTAACCACGTATACAAAGAACTCAGCCCTAAGAACATGATACTCTGTCCAACCTATTATCGCGGAATAGTTGAAGACTACATGTCCGAGCTCGGTAGACTACTTGACCCAGAAATACACGTCATGTGGACCGGGATGTATGTCTGCTCAATAAGTATCACTAGAGAAGACATAGAGAAAACCACGAGGGTTCTTGGTAGAAAACCATTTATTTGGGATAACTATCCCGTAAACGACTACTTTACATGCCGAGGAATCACAAGACTACATGTAGGCCCGATTATTAATAGAGCCGAGAATCTGGCCGAGATAGTCTCAGGTTATGCTGCTAACCCAGCCAACCAGGTTGAAGCCTCCAAAATACCATTGTACACGATAGCCAAAATGGTGAATGAAGGAGCAAGCTACGACCCACAAAGAGCCCTAAAAGAAGCGATAACACTGGTTATCAACAAATCCGCGAGATACTGGTTCGAGAGATTCATAGAATTCAACAAAGCAACATTCATGGACCCCAGTGAAGAAACCATAGACAATAGAAACGCTGATGAAGTACTGGAAATAGTGAAAAGCCTCAAAGAAACCATGACCAACAAAAGATTGCTTAAGGAGATAACACCTGTACTAGACAAGATGGAAGCCATAGCAAAATACGCCAAAGGAGAGCAAGTCAATCTAAGCTTAAGCTATAGAGTACAGACAGCAGGTGAATACAATCCACCAATACCCGACGAACACATGAGAAATGAAATGTTTGGGAAGATTGTCAGAGTACTGCCTTGGTATGTAGAATCGTACCCAGAACAGAAATGGTGGTAA